In Candidatus Tectomicrobia bacterium, a single window of DNA contains:
- a CDS encoding DUF350 domain-containing protein — protein sequence MTKHGRRLGGWTAAALAMAPGAAWAQAAGAPRIGVGTGLLLSIVYGLIGILLLMAGYKVFEWITPFSVEDALSKDQNRAVGIVVAGMFLAIGIIIAAAIFPG from the coding sequence ATGACGAAGCATGGCAGGCGGCTCGGCGGCTGGACGGCCGCGGCCCTGGCGATGGCGCCCGGCGCGGCGTGGGCCCAGGCGGCGGGGGCGCCCCGGATCGGGGTGGGGACAGGGCTCCTCCTCTCCATCGTGTACGGGCTGATCGGGATCCTGCTCCTCATGGCGGGCTATAAGGTCTTCGAGTGGATCACACCCTTCTCGGTCGAGGATGCCCTTTCGAAGGATCAGAACCGCGCGGTCGGCATCGTGGTGGCGGGCATGTTCCTGGCCATCGGGATTATCATCGCCGCGGCGATTTTCCCGGGGTAG
- a CDS encoding 7-carboxy-7-deazaguanine synthase QueE, which yields MTEKVETGTTQAPAARQLRFPLADPLFYSLQGEGATLGRPSVFVRLMGCTVGCAWCDTKYSWAGPPAAELTGEEILRYCRERPGCQAVITGGEPLESPFFEPLLLLLHEAGLRVEVETSGYLEPSLVALAYVDQWNVSPKLASAGISPEKKPRSLGWLDRANEPYLKFVLHHPREIAEVDQMLQALGLAGWPPERVIVSPGGKKYADMEKRLLPLAEAALARGFRFTPRLHVILWGDKRGV from the coding sequence ATGACGGAAAAGGTCGAAACCGGCACGACGCAGGCACCGGCCGCGCGGCAGCTCCGCTTTCCCCTCGCGGACCCGCTCTTCTATTCCCTCCAGGGGGAGGGGGCCACCCTCGGGCGGCCCTCGGTCTTCGTGCGCCTGATGGGCTGCACCGTGGGCTGCGCCTGGTGCGACACGAAGTACAGCTGGGCGGGCCCTCCCGCCGCGGAGCTCACGGGGGAGGAGATTCTCCGCTACTGCCGCGAGCGCCCCGGCTGCCAGGCGGTTATCACCGGGGGGGAGCCCCTGGAGAGCCCCTTCTTCGAGCCCCTTCTGCTGCTGCTCCACGAGGCCGGCCTGCGCGTCGAGGTGGAGACCTCGGGCTATCTGGAGCCCTCCCTCGTCGCCCTGGCCTACGTGGACCAGTGGAACGTCTCCCCCAAGCTCGCCTCGGCCGGCATTTCGCCGGAGAAAAAGCCCCGCTCCCTCGGCTGGCTCGACCGCGCTAACGAGCCCTACCTCAAATTCGTCCTCCACCATCCCCGCGAGATCGCCGAGGTGGACCAGATGCTCCAGGCCCTCGGGCTCGCTGGCTGGCCCCCCGAGAGGGTCATCGTCTCCCCGGGCGGAAAAAAGTACGCCGACATGGAGAAGCGCCTTCTCCCCCTGGCCGAGGCGGCCCTGGCCCGCGGTTTCCGGTTCACGCCCCGTCTGCACGTGATTTTGTGGGGGGATAAGCGGGGGGTGTGA
- a CDS encoding aminopeptidase P family protein: MTEAHGMSYPFQATDWINGINMDNLREGRLKRAKTELFEKRKFGAFLSLNEWNTRYITSTYTPMWTTSASGLRYSLLVKGDAQPIVYEQGDIGYHTERFATWLPKGNVKWAITGMGWIARCMGEPAHAAAVKRFVDQIYTELKRQGVEKEVLALDFADPAISAAFEAKGVKTSGDGYLALLDARKHKMPEEVQCLRNTCSVGDAMFEALRQTTRPGVSEHEVLGEVFKACYKSGGEVYSGVFVTSGPYSWPNLRCWTGRRLNPGDVIYMDVYNTSWNGYKTCYYRTFSLGEPSKATKEAYQRAYDWLYDSISVIKPGVTSKEIAEKWPSGPKVWADIGVVHEDQTAGNNWAHGIGLTLYEPPLVWRGCSLDHPMVIEEDMCFAIETQEGDHQGQGVRIEEVLHVTKTGVEILSKWPIKEMTVIDI, encoded by the coding sequence GTGACAGAAGCTCATGGCATGTCCTACCCGTTCCAGGCCACCGACTGGATCAACGGCATCAACATGGACAACCTCCGGGAGGGCCGCCTTAAGAGAGCGAAAACGGAATTATTCGAGAAGCGCAAATTCGGCGCGTTTCTCTCGCTCAACGAATGGAACACACGCTACATCACGAGCACGTACACCCCCATGTGGACGACCTCCGCCTCGGGCCTGCGCTATTCGCTCCTTGTCAAGGGCGACGCGCAGCCCATCGTCTACGAGCAGGGGGATATCGGCTATCATACGGAGCGCTTTGCTACCTGGCTGCCGAAGGGCAACGTGAAGTGGGCCATCACGGGGATGGGCTGGATCGCGCGCTGCATGGGCGAGCCCGCCCACGCGGCGGCGGTCAAGCGCTTCGTGGACCAGATCTACACCGAGCTCAAGCGGCAGGGGGTGGAGAAGGAGGTGCTCGCCCTCGACTTCGCCGATCCCGCCATATCGGCCGCCTTCGAGGCCAAGGGGGTGAAGACGAGCGGAGACGGCTACCTCGCCCTGCTCGACGCGCGCAAGCACAAGATGCCCGAGGAGGTCCAGTGCCTCCGCAACACCTGTTCGGTGGGAGACGCGATGTTCGAGGCGCTCCGCCAGACGACCCGGCCGGGCGTGAGCGAGCACGAGGTCCTGGGCGAGGTGTTCAAGGCCTGCTACAAGAGCGGCGGCGAGGTTTATTCTGGCGTGTTCGTCACCTCGGGGCCCTACTCGTGGCCGAACCTGCGCTGCTGGACAGGCCGCCGCCTCAACCCCGGCGACGTCATCTACATGGACGTTTACAACACCTCCTGGAACGGCTACAAGACCTGCTACTACCGCACCTTCAGCCTGGGCGAGCCTTCCAAGGCGACGAAGGAGGCCTACCAGCGGGCCTACGACTGGCTCTACGACTCCATCAGCGTCATTAAGCCTGGCGTGACATCGAAGGAGATCGCCGAAAAATGGCCCTCGGGCCCGAAGGTGTGGGCGGACATCGGCGTCGTCCACGAGGACCAGACCGCCGGCAACAACTGGGCGCACGGGATCGGCCTCACGCTTTATGAACCGCCCCTCGTGTGGCGGGGCTGCTCGCTCGATCACCCGATGGTGATCGAGGAGGACATGTGCTTCGCCATCGAGACCCAGGAGGGCGACCACCAGGGCCAGGGCGTGCGGATCGAGGAGGTGCTCCACGTGACGAAGACAGGCGTGGAGATCCTCTCCAAGTGGCCGATCAAGGAGATGACGGTCATCGACATCTAG
- a CDS encoding zinc ribbon domain-containing protein, which yields MPIYEFHCEPCGETFECIMQEAGKRVPCPGCGSDEVSRRVSAFAARTSVQRRGGVVDLSSGCCPCTRGGAGHFHAH from the coding sequence GTGCCCATTTACGAGTTTCACTGCGAGCCTTGCGGCGAGACTTTCGAGTGTATCATGCAGGAGGCTGGCAAGCGCGTGCCGTGCCCAGGCTGCGGATCGGATGAGGTGTCCAGGCGGGTCTCCGCCTTCGCCGCGCGGACGAGCGTCCAGCGGCGGGGCGGGGTCGTGGACCTCAGCTCGGGCTGCTGCCCCTGCACAAGGGGAGGAGCCGGGCACTTCCACGCCCACTAA
- a CDS encoding long-chain fatty acid--CoA ligase — MNPSHILARWAERSPNREAVISEGGRLTWSALRERVQALAGGLERLGAGRGDRVGVLLYNCPEFLEAYFAICHLGAILVPLNFRLAGPEFAYILEDAGVKILITDASFHPTIGPIQGQLPRLAHVLCVGGDVPPGWESYEERLERARGRRAPAAQVDLGDVQRIMYTSGTTSRPKGAMITHGNVYWKNVAHVMDLNLTAADRTLVVGPLYHVGGLDLPATGVLYMGGSVVILPRFDAERVLAAVHAEGVTNVWLAPTMIAQVLARTDIDRFDLTSLRIVIDGGEKMPIPLIEELRRVIPSCGFHDAYGLTETVSGDTFLPPADAVRKTGSVGLPTYQLRVRVVDDERRDLPAGELGEVLLRGPKVFPGYWNNREASEAVLVDGWFHTGDIGRMDGEGYLYIVDRKKDIIISGGENIASTEVERVIYEDPRVAECAVIGVSDERWGEVPYAFVVPKPGHRDIGEEILARCAASLAKFKVPKGVTFIDALPRNPSGKVLKRDLRERAASVRRGP; from the coding sequence GTGAACCCAAGCCATATCTTGGCCCGCTGGGCCGAACGTAGCCCCAACCGCGAGGCGGTTATCTCGGAGGGCGGGCGCCTCACTTGGTCGGCGCTGCGCGAGCGGGTCCAAGCCCTCGCGGGGGGCCTCGAGCGCCTCGGCGCGGGCCGCGGCGACCGGGTGGGGGTCCTGCTCTATAATTGTCCCGAATTCCTGGAAGCCTACTTCGCCATCTGTCACCTGGGGGCGATCCTCGTTCCCCTCAACTTCCGCCTCGCCGGGCCGGAATTCGCCTACATCCTTGAGGATGCGGGCGTAAAGATCCTCATCACCGACGCCTCATTCCATCCCACCATCGGACCGATCCAGGGCCAACTCCCCCGGCTCGCGCATGTGCTGTGCGTGGGCGGAGACGTTCCGCCGGGCTGGGAAAGTTACGAGGAGAGGCTTGAAAGGGCCCGCGGGCGGCGGGCCCCCGCGGCGCAAGTGGACCTCGGCGACGTGCAGCGGATCATGTACACCTCCGGCACGACGAGCCGGCCGAAGGGAGCCATGATCACCCACGGCAACGTCTACTGGAAGAACGTCGCGCATGTCATGGACTTGAACCTGACCGCCGCCGATCGCACCCTCGTCGTGGGGCCGCTCTACCATGTGGGCGGGCTGGACCTGCCCGCCACGGGGGTGCTCTACATGGGCGGGAGCGTGGTGATCCTCCCCCGTTTCGACGCCGAGCGCGTTCTGGCGGCGGTCCACGCGGAGGGCGTGACGAACGTTTGGCTCGCGCCCACGATGATCGCCCAGGTTCTGGCGCGGACGGACATCGACCGCTTCGATCTCACGAGCCTGCGGATCGTCATCGATGGCGGAGAGAAGATGCCGATCCCCCTCATCGAGGAGCTGCGGCGGGTCATCCCGAGCTGTGGTTTTCATGACGCCTACGGGCTGACGGAGACCGTCTCGGGGGACACCTTCCTCCCGCCCGCCGACGCGGTGCGCAAGACCGGCTCGGTCGGCCTCCCCACCTACCAGCTCCGCGTCCGGGTCGTGGACGACGAGCGCCGCGACCTCCCCGCCGGGGAGCTGGGCGAGGTCCTCCTGCGCGGCCCCAAGGTGTTCCCCGGCTACTGGAACAACCGCGAGGCCTCCGAGGCGGTGCTCGTGGACGGCTGGTTCCACACGGGCGACATCGGCAGGATGGACGGGGAGGGCTACCTGTACATCGTGGATCGCAAGAAAGACATCATCATCAGCGGGGGCGAGAACATCGCCTCCACCGAGGTGGAGCGGGTGATCTATGAAGACCCCCGCGTAGCCGAGTGCGCCGTCATCGGCGTTTCGGATGAACGGTGGGGGGAGGTTCCTTACGCTTTTGTCGTCCCTAAACCCGGCCATCGGGACATCGGCGAGGAGATCCTGGCGCGCTGCGCGGCCAGCTTGGCGAAGTTCAAGGTGCCCAAGGGAGTGACGTTCATCGATGCCCTTCCGAGGAATCCTTCGGGCAAGGTGCTCAAGCGAGATCTCCGGGAGAGGGCCGCATCGGTGCGCCGGGGGCCGTGA
- a CDS encoding alcohol dehydrogenase catalytic domain-containing protein, translated as MLAARWHGRGDVRLEDISEPSPGRGEVLVEVGYCGICGTDLHEYRHGPLLIPRRPHPLTGRLPPVVLGHEFSGTVVARGPGVSAPGEGARVAVNPCLSCGQCAQCKEGKAYLCSRLGSIGFAADGGFARRVVCPAANCHPLPEGLPLEGASLAEPLAACIHAWGRGGGRAGEAVLIVGAGTVGLLLLQVARGRGAGEVLVVEPLAARRERALALGAAAVFDPARDEDRARLRERGGIPLAFECVGRPAALDTALRASGRGGRVVVVGLFTEAVPVDFFRLFAQEKTIFASTAYTDAEMGEAVAWLAEGRAAWEPIVSGPIPLADIVPAGFGRLSEAPSSHIKLLVDPSG; from the coding sequence ATGCTCGCCGCCCGGTGGCACGGAAGGGGGGACGTTCGGCTGGAGGATATCTCCGAGCCATCCCCCGGCCGGGGCGAGGTTTTGGTTGAGGTCGGGTACTGCGGGATCTGCGGGACCGACCTCCACGAGTACCGCCATGGCCCCCTTCTCATTCCCCGCCGCCCGCACCCCTTGACGGGCCGTCTGCCCCCCGTTGTCCTGGGGCATGAGTTCTCCGGAACCGTCGTCGCCCGGGGACCGGGCGTCTCCGCCCCGGGGGAGGGCGCGCGGGTGGCCGTGAACCCCTGCCTCTCCTGCGGGCAGTGCGCGCAGTGCAAGGAGGGGAAGGCGTATCTTTGTTCCAGGCTGGGGAGCATCGGCTTCGCCGCCGACGGGGGGTTCGCCCGCCGGGTGGTCTGCCCGGCCGCCAATTGCCATCCGCTGCCGGAGGGGCTGCCGCTTGAGGGGGCCTCCCTCGCGGAGCCCCTCGCCGCCTGCATCCACGCTTGGGGCCGGGGAGGGGGACGGGCCGGGGAGGCCGTCCTGATCGTGGGGGCGGGGACGGTGGGGCTTCTTCTGCTCCAGGTCGCGCGCGGCCGGGGGGCGGGGGAGGTTCTCGTCGTCGAGCCGCTGGCCGCCCGCCGGGAGAGGGCGTTGGCGCTCGGGGCCGCGGCCGTCTTCGATCCCGCGCGGGACGAGGATCGCGCTCGGCTGCGCGAGAGAGGAGGAATCCCTCTCGCCTTCGAGTGCGTGGGCCGGCCCGCGGCGCTCGATACGGCGTTGCGCGCCAGCGGGCGGGGGGGGCGCGTCGTGGTGGTGGGCTTGTTCACCGAGGCGGTCCCTGTGGATTTCTTTCGGCTTTTTGCCCAAGAAAAAACGATTTTCGCCTCGACCGCCTACACCGACGCCGAAATGGGCGAGGCGGTGGCGTGGCTCGCGGAGGGGCGGGCCGCCTGGGAGCCCATCGTAAGCGGGCCGATTCCCCTGGCCGACATCGTGCCGGCCGGTTTCGGCAGGCTCTCGGAGGCCCCTTCGTCCCACATCAAGCTTCTCGTCGATCCAAGCGGTTGA
- a CDS encoding acyl-CoA dehydrogenase family protein, whose product MDFSLSDKARMLRDLCRDFAGRAIRPHAAKWDRECHFPVEAFGEMGELSLMGLLVPPAYGGMDVGAVAYVAAMEEMAAADNSVAACWNAHLTIGSLPILHFGTEEQKRRWLVPLARGEKLGSCAFTEPGAGSDLSGIETRAQRTKEGWKLRGRKIFITNAGTEMSLGPLVLARTAESRFGFFVVPRGTPGFGMGPKAEKLGWRSMDTRELIFDDCLLPADHLLGENDVESIRQATETLAVGRISVAALSLGLARACLDASLAYALERRQFRAPIASFQAIRSKLADMATRVEMARLITLKAAWLHDRGEPFRQEAAMAKLAASELAVDASREAVQIHGGYGYMEGEFPVARYYRDAKVLEIGEGTSEILRLVIAKGLGC is encoded by the coding sequence ATGGATTTCTCTCTCTCCGACAAAGCGCGCATGTTGCGCGACCTCTGCCGGGATTTCGCCGGCCGCGCGATACGCCCCCACGCCGCGAAGTGGGATCGGGAGTGTCATTTCCCGGTCGAGGCGTTCGGCGAGATGGGGGAGCTTTCCCTCATGGGCCTCCTGGTGCCCCCCGCCTACGGGGGAATGGATGTGGGCGCGGTGGCCTACGTCGCCGCGATGGAGGAGATGGCCGCGGCCGACAACTCGGTGGCGGCCTGCTGGAACGCCCATTTGACGATCGGCAGCTTGCCGATCCTCCACTTCGGCACGGAAGAGCAGAAGCGCCGCTGGCTCGTCCCGCTGGCGCGGGGAGAGAAACTCGGCAGTTGCGCCTTCACCGAGCCCGGCGCGGGAAGCGACCTGAGCGGGATCGAGACGCGCGCCCAGAGGACCAAGGAGGGCTGGAAGCTTCGGGGGCGGAAAATCTTCATCACCAACGCCGGCACGGAGATGAGCCTGGGCCCCCTCGTGCTGGCCCGCACCGCGGAGAGCCGCTTCGGGTTCTTCGTGGTGCCTCGCGGCACCCCCGGCTTCGGAATGGGGCCGAAGGCCGAGAAGCTCGGCTGGCGCTCGATGGACACCCGGGAGCTCATCTTCGACGACTGCCTCCTGCCGGCGGACCATCTGCTCGGCGAGAACGACGTCGAGAGCATCCGCCAAGCGACCGAGACGCTCGCCGTCGGCCGCATCAGCGTGGCGGCGCTCTCGCTGGGCCTGGCGCGCGCCTGCCTGGACGCTTCTCTCGCCTACGCCCTCGAGCGCAGGCAGTTCCGCGCGCCGATCGCCTCCTTCCAGGCCATCCGGTCCAAGCTCGCCGACATGGCGACCCGCGTCGAGATGGCGCGGCTGATCACCTTGAAGGCGGCCTGGCTCCATGACCGGGGGGAGCCGTTCCGCCAGGAGGCGGCGATGGCCAAGCTCGCCGCATCGGAGCTGGCCGTGGACGCCTCGCGGGAGGCCGTCCAGATACATGGCGGCTACGGGTACATGGAGGGCGAGTTCCCGGTGGCCCGCTACTACCGGGACGCCAAGGTGCTGGAGATTGGCGAGGGGACGAGCGAGATCCTGCGCCTCGTCATCGCCAAGGGGCTCGGCTGCTGA
- a CDS encoding aldehyde:ferredoxin oxidoreductase: protein MWTESRNGKKLAPTDYKYRSATVDLASGKVTLEERTCQDMEDFLGGIGRIFKVLSRYDVPDPYAPPAPLVMELGCFTGSSVMTGLRTFFGGYSPLKSTRKGAPSAMWSAGSDKFGVKTACAGLDEIIFLGRSAKPVTLLIQSAALGGPPKLSLADASHLLGKDSHEKIMALRDQYEDAHFAVIAQTGENWKTNRMAAIALSTDNQLRSGDCKPRFCGRGGFGGVMGSKNLIAIVSQAPDDKSGVSAVVKEANQVIARGAGSKNYRDAYKGEGGGGTWRNIAGLHPLGCLPEKNFWAPGNTDAVPLYRSSFEKPYVVKDESCFKCGIACHKNIYDRPEGETAEGRKAKKGKFRVKFDYEPLDLLTANCGVYGAEESLELVELGDRLGYDAISLGATFSYAMEWNERHPEKPVLGGIRFGDARKMMELMRECALGRCPELGQGTMRLAQQCGDLSFAMQGKGLEYPAYLPETNPGYPWALAGGHMSMRTFLLLILDGQKTDIDYWEKAVMNGIYYTRDDLIGTCKFAGVPDKNVVDSINDSYGLSATDEDVKGAVRRTYLRGRLLEKKVGYTDEEYDIPAQVYEKKNPNVKMPSFITREFMAELKRRVERNWDELTKKEGVKIPA from the coding sequence ATGTGGACCGAATCCAGGAACGGCAAGAAGCTCGCTCCCACGGACTACAAGTACCGGAGCGCCACGGTGGACCTCGCCTCGGGGAAGGTCACCCTCGAGGAGAGGACCTGCCAGGACATGGAAGACTTCCTCGGGGGCATCGGGCGCATCTTCAAGGTGCTCTCGCGCTACGACGTGCCCGACCCCTACGCCCCCCCGGCCCCCCTGGTCATGGAGCTGGGCTGCTTCACGGGCTCGAGCGTGATGACGGGGCTTCGCACCTTCTTCGGGGGCTACAGCCCCCTGAAGAGCACGCGCAAGGGGGCGCCCTCGGCCATGTGGTCGGCGGGCTCGGACAAGTTCGGCGTCAAGACCGCCTGCGCCGGCCTGGACGAGATCATCTTCCTCGGCCGGAGCGCCAAGCCCGTCACCCTGCTCATCCAGAGCGCGGCGCTGGGCGGCCCGCCCAAGCTGTCCCTCGCGGACGCCTCGCATCTCCTCGGCAAGGACAGCCACGAGAAGATCATGGCGCTGCGCGATCAGTACGAGGACGCGCACTTCGCCGTCATCGCCCAGACGGGCGAGAACTGGAAGACCAACCGCATGGCCGCCATCGCCCTGAGCACCGATAACCAGCTCAGGTCGGGCGACTGCAAGCCCCGGTTCTGCGGGCGGGGCGGCTTCGGGGGCGTCATGGGGAGCAAGAACCTCATCGCCATCGTCTCCCAGGCCCCGGACGACAAGTCGGGCGTGTCGGCCGTGGTGAAGGAGGCCAACCAGGTCATCGCCCGGGGCGCGGGCTCCAAGAACTACCGAGACGCCTACAAGGGCGAGGGCGGGGGCGGCACCTGGCGCAACATCGCGGGGCTGCACCCCCTGGGGTGCCTCCCCGAGAAGAACTTCTGGGCGCCGGGGAACACGGACGCCGTCCCGCTCTACCGCTCATCTTTCGAGAAGCCCTACGTCGTCAAGGACGAGTCCTGCTTCAAGTGCGGCATCGCCTGCCACAAGAACATCTACGACCGGCCCGAGGGCGAGACCGCCGAGGGCCGCAAGGCCAAGAAGGGCAAGTTCCGCGTCAAGTTCGACTACGAGCCGCTCGACCTCCTGACGGCCAACTGCGGGGTCTACGGCGCCGAGGAGTCCCTCGAGCTCGTGGAGCTGGGCGACCGGCTGGGCTACGACGCCATCAGCCTGGGCGCCACCTTCAGCTACGCCATGGAGTGGAACGAGCGCCACCCGGAGAAGCCGGTCCTCGGCGGCATCCGCTTCGGCGACGCCCGGAAGATGATGGAGCTCATGAGGGAGTGCGCCCTGGGCCGGTGCCCCGAGCTCGGCCAGGGCACCATGCGCCTCGCCCAGCAGTGCGGGGACCTCTCCTTCGCCATGCAGGGGAAGGGCCTCGAGTACCCCGCCTACCTCCCCGAGACCAACCCGGGCTACCCCTGGGCGCTCGCGGGGGGCCACATGAGCATGCGGACCTTCCTCCTCCTGATCCTTGACGGCCAGAAGACCGACATCGACTACTGGGAGAAGGCCGTCATGAACGGGATCTACTACACCCGCGACGACCTGATCGGCACCTGCAAGTTCGCCGGCGTGCCGGACAAGAACGTAGTGGACTCCATCAACGATTCGTACGGCCTCTCGGCCACCGACGAGGACGTGAAGGGAGCCGTCCGCCGCACCTACCTCCGGGGCCGCCTCCTCGAGAAGAAGGTGGGCTACACCGACGAGGAGTACGACATCCCGGCCCAGGTGTACGAGAAGAAGAACCCGAACGTGAAGATGCCCAGCTTCATCACCCGCGAGTTCATGGCCGAGCTCAAGCGGCGCGTCGAGCGCAACTGGGACGAGCTCACGAAGAAGGAAGGGGTCAAGATCCCGGCGTAG
- a CDS encoding enoyl-CoA hydratase/isomerase family protein, with translation MPDLLIGREGSAALIRFNRPAVRNAVNQEMMDALDAEVDRLGRDPGLRSVILAGEGREAFCAGGDLKWLQSFPSAEEGVAVNGRMEGILARLAALPVPVIAVLNGYALGGGTEIAFACDLRVMEEHAYLSCRQARIGMMTGWGGGARLLRLVGHGRAMELLATSRQVGAREALVMGLANAVVPRGCGLAEGMRLAAEIAKGGPLAIRAIKQFLIGAGELSLPEAAALESRLFGPLWASEDHREAVRAFIEKRPPVFKGR, from the coding sequence GTGCCGGACCTCCTCATCGGGCGCGAGGGCTCGGCCGCCCTCATCCGCTTCAACCGCCCCGCCGTCCGCAACGCCGTGAACCAGGAGATGATGGACGCGCTCGACGCGGAGGTGGACCGCCTCGGGCGCGACCCGGGGCTCCGGTCCGTGATCCTGGCCGGGGAGGGGCGGGAGGCCTTCTGCGCGGGCGGCGACCTCAAGTGGCTCCAGTCCTTCCCCTCCGCCGAGGAGGGAGTGGCCGTGAACGGGCGCATGGAGGGCATCCTCGCCCGGCTGGCGGCGCTTCCCGTCCCCGTCATCGCCGTCCTGAACGGCTACGCCCTGGGCGGCGGCACCGAGATCGCCTTCGCCTGCGACCTCCGCGTCATGGAGGAGCACGCCTACCTGAGCTGCCGTCAGGCCCGCATCGGAATGATGACGGGCTGGGGCGGCGGGGCGCGCCTGTTGCGCCTTGTGGGCCACGGGCGCGCCATGGAGCTGCTGGCGACCTCCCGCCAGGTGGGCGCCCGCGAGGCCCTCGTCATGGGGCTCGCGAACGCCGTCGTCCCGCGGGGGTGCGGGCTGGCCGAGGGCATGCGTCTCGCCGCCGAGATCGCCAAGGGCGGCCCATTGGCCATCCGCGCTATCAAGCAGTTCTTGATCGGCGCGGGGGAGCTCTCCCTGCCGGAGGCCGCCGCGCTGGAGTCTCGCCTCTTCGGCCCCCTCTGGGCCTCGGAGGACCACCGAGAGGCCGTCCGCGCCTTCATCGAGAAGCGGCCGCCCGTCTTCAAGGGGCGCTGA
- a CDS encoding ferredoxin--NADP reductase, which produces MLDEAAVQELRSKHYNATLVDVRKAHDTLWCFRVKPDFPIPPFHPGQYTTLGLGLWEPRHPASVVEENLDEKKIRRLGRRAYSISHPVVNEANNGHFSLAPRDLDYLEFYIVMVAGSKEEPPPVLTPRLFLLGKGDRLYMGEKFTGEYTLEPIENIRGREDGLVVFAGTGTGEGPHNFMIWELLASGFKGRIASIVCVRHKSDLAYEGIYRKLEKKYPNFSYHALTTREADTIHKKVYIQDYVESGQFEAEIGREMDPANTHLFLCGNPSMIGAPKIRGGEKIWPGGKKGIIQIMEARGFQMDVGKNRGNVHFEKYW; this is translated from the coding sequence ATGCTCGACGAAGCCGCCGTTCAGGAGCTGCGCAGCAAGCACTACAACGCGACCCTGGTGGACGTGCGCAAGGCCCACGACACCCTGTGGTGCTTCCGGGTGAAGCCGGATTTCCCCATCCCGCCCTTCCACCCGGGCCAGTACACGACGCTCGGGCTCGGCCTCTGGGAGCCCCGCCATCCGGCCTCGGTGGTCGAGGAGAACCTCGACGAGAAGAAGATCCGCCGCCTGGGGCGCCGCGCCTACTCGATCTCCCATCCCGTGGTGAACGAGGCGAACAACGGCCACTTCTCCCTCGCCCCGCGCGATCTGGACTACCTGGAGTTCTACATCGTCATGGTCGCGGGCTCGAAGGAGGAGCCGCCCCCGGTTCTCACCCCCCGGCTCTTCCTCCTCGGCAAGGGCGACCGCCTCTACATGGGGGAGAAGTTCACCGGCGAATACACCCTCGAGCCGATCGAGAACATCCGCGGCCGCGAGGACGGCCTCGTCGTCTTCGCCGGGACGGGCACCGGCGAGGGTCCCCACAACTTCATGATCTGGGAGCTCCTCGCCTCGGGCTTCAAGGGGCGCATCGCCTCCATCGTGTGCGTCCGCCACAAGAGCGACCTGGCCTACGAGGGCATCTACCGCAAGCTCGAGAAGAAGTATCCCAACTTCTCCTATCACGCCCTCACCACGCGCGAGGCCGACACCATCCACAAGAAGGTCTACATCCAGGACTACGTCGAGTCGGGCCAGTTCGAGGCCGAGATCGGCCGCGAGATGGACCCCGCGAACACCCACCTCTTCCTGTGCGGCAACCCCTCCATGATCGGCGCCCCCAAGATCCGCGGCGGCGAGAAGATCTGGCCCGGGGGGAAGAAGGGAATCATCCAGATCATGGAGGCGCGCGGTTTCCAGATGGACGTCGGCAAGAACCGCGGGAACGTTCACTTCGAAAAGTACTGGTAG